A segment of the Halovivax limisalsi genome:
TTTGGAACGCTACCTTTCCAGCGCCCGCTCGACGGCGCTCGCGACGGTCGACGCCTTCTCGGCCAGTTCCTCGCTCACCAGCCCGTCGGCGCGAGCGTCGGCGAGTTCGGCCGCGTCGACGACCTCGACCGACCCGTCCGGGCGGCGGACGACGTCGACGTAGAGGTCGACGTACCGGGCGGCGTCGGGGAAGAGTTCGACGGGCGTACAGACGTTGACGTACGTCCCCTTGACGTCGCCGCCGGCGGTTTTGTACGTCGTCGGGTACCACCAGCGGCCCTCGCGCAGCTTCGTCACGGCGACGTCGCCGTCCTCCTTCGGGACGCCGAGGCCGTCGTACGCGCCGCCGCCGGTCATCGAGCGTTCGAGCGTGAGCGAGCCGTCGGGCGCCCACGCGGTCACCTCGCCGCGGCCGAGGGTGAGCAGGCGGCCGTCGGGCTTTCCGTGTTCGAGGGCGAGTCGGTCGCCCTCACGCGGGCCGAACTGGCGGCTCACCGCCGCGAACGGGAAGTCGAGGTCGGCCGTTTCGGCGTCGTCGGTTCCCGCGCCGACGGTCGCGCTCGCATCGCCGCAGACGGCTTCGACGAAGTCGACGGCCGCGCTCGCCGCGCGATCGGCCGCCTTCGTCCGGTGGTGGCCGGCCATCGTCGGCTCGACGGCCCGGCGGACCTCGTCGAGGGCAAAGCGGGACTCGCGGCCGAACCAGCACCACGCGGTCGCGGTCGGCGCGACGAGCTGGACGGGTTCGTTCCGTTCGCCGGGCGAATCGGGCGCCGCCTCGAGCGCCGCTTCCACCGCCGTCGCACGCTCGATCGCCCGGTCGAGCGCGGCCCCCATCGCGTCCAGATCGGCGTCGGCGGCCGGGTGCTCCCAGCGGAGGCCCCAGCCGTCCGGTAGCTCCGCGTCGAGGAGGTCGGTCAGTCCGACGAGTTCCTCGCCGGCCTCGCGCGAGGGCGCCGCCCGCACGCCGCTTCGCCCGCGGGTGAGCGTGCAGAGCCCGCCGCCGACGGAGATCTCGGGAGACACGGCGGGTCGGTCGTCGTCCCACGGCGGTGCTGGATCGGTCACCTGCACCCGATAGGCGTCGCCCGCGTCGACGTAGCCGTCGACCGCGTCGTAGGGGAGATACCCCCGGCGTCCGTCGTCGAGGTCGACGACCGCGCCGCGCCCGCCGTCGGCGTCGCGGACGACCGCGTCGTAGGCGACGTCACGAGGCGTCCCGTCGACCCAGCGAAACGCGTCGATGCCGACGGATTCGAGCGCCGGTGCGAGCGCCTCGACGGCCGCCGGGTCGCCCGAACACTCGATTCCCTGTCGGTCGCGGGTCGTCCGAATCCGTACGTCGGCCGGGCGCGTCTCGAAGGTGG
Coding sequences within it:
- a CDS encoding DUF402 domain-containing protein gives rise to the protein MPSEHAVDEESDAATDPVRVRIRGIYTTALTRLLADAGHEIVQASTPIDRRFDATFETRPADVRIRTTRDRQGIECSGDPAAVEALAPALESVGIDAFRWVDGTPRDVAYDAVVRDADGGRGAVVDLDDGRRGYLPYDAVDGYVDAGDAYRVQVTDPAPPWDDDRPAVSPEISVGGGLCTLTRGRSGVRAAPSREAGEELVGLTDLLDAELPDGWGLRWEHPAADADLDAMGAALDRAIERATAVEAALEAAPDSPGERNEPVQLVAPTATAWCWFGRESRFALDEVRRAVEPTMAGHHRTKAADRAASAAVDFVEAVCGDASATVGAGTDDAETADLDFPFAAVSRQFGPREGDRLALEHGKPDGRLLTLGRGEVTAWAPDGSLTLERSMTGGGAYDGLGVPKEDGDVAVTKLREGRWWYPTTYKTAGGDVKGTYVNVCTPVELFPDAARYVDLYVDVVRRPDGSVEVVDAAELADARADGLVSEELAEKASTVASAVERALER